The Pseudomonas sp. IAC-BECa141 genome contains the following window.
GACCATGATCAAGCCCTGCGGCGCCACCAGGGTCAGCCCCAGCAAGGCCGGAAGGATGATCAACGTGCCGATGTTGAACACCACCATCGCGGCAACGAACAACCGGGCAGGGCGGTAGCCTTTCTGCCAGTGATAGAAACCCACCAGCAACATGCTCAGCCCGGCCAGGGCCACCAGCGCGTAGGTGATGATGTTCAGCGGCAGGGTGTTGACGAACAACAGCAGCAGGCTGCAGATCACGATGAACAGGATGTCGCCGATCAGCAGCTTGTTCAGCGGATGCGGGCCGAGCGGAGCGAAGAAACGGTAGGCGAACATCAGGCCCGCAGGTGCGGTCAGCAGCAAGGCCAGGTAGGCACCGGGAGTCTGGATTGCGTGCCAGTTCGGCAGCCACGGACCGAGGAGGTTGAGCAACAGCAACAGGCTCAGGCTCAACAGGCCCTCACACACCGCGAGCCAAAGGCTGCTGCGCGAGCGGGTATAGGCGTAGCGGATCAGGTTGTGCAGGATCAGCATCGCCAGACAGCCGAAGAGCAGGCCGTAGATCAGCGTCTGATTGTGATTGGCCGCGGCCATCACCGCCGACTGCAGGGTGATGTACGGGCGCAACTGGTGATCGGAAACCAGTCGCAGGTAAACGTCGAGGGTTTTGTCGCTCTGCGGCAACGGCAGCATGAAGTCGCTGCTCGGCAGCGGTCGCTCCACCTGGGGCTGGGTGGTGCCGGTGTCGCGCTGTTCGATCAGGCGGTCGCCGTCGAGAACATACAGATTGAGGTGCGACAGGTCGGGGGCGAAAATCCGCAGCACTTGTTCGTGCTTGCCGGGCGCCAGTCTGAAGCGCAGCCACAAGGCGCCATCGGGTTCGGCCGCGGTCAGGCGGTCAAGCTCGATAGGACTGAATTGATTGGTGTAGCGGGCGGAGCGGATATCGCTCAGTTGGAGGTTGCCCTGATCGTCAAGCAATACCGACCAGCCACTGCCTTGCGCGGCCTGGGCCGGCAGCATGCAGAGCATGGTCAACAGCGTGACAGTGAAGCCTATGGCAATCCTGAGCCAGCGCACGGCGAAATCCCTTCGTAGGTTGATGCCAGAATATAACGATGCGCAGCGTCGGAACAGTCCGGCAGGGGCGTTGAGCCCCTGCCGGAAACACAGCGTAGCTTATTACCGGGATTCGCCGCGTTCACGGGCAATGGCGCGGTAGCCAATGTCGGTGCGATAGAAGCAGCCTTCCCAGTCGATGGCCTTGGCCAGTTTGTAGGCCTGCTCCTGGGCGGCACCGACGCTGGCGCCCATGGCGGTGGCGCACAGCACCCGCCCACCGGCCGTCACCACGTTTCCGTCCTTGAGCGCGGTACCGGCGTGGAAGACCTTGCCTTCCAGTGCGGCGGCTGCGTCCAGACCGTTGATCGGTGCGCCCTTGGCGTAGTCGCCCGGGTAACCGCCGGCGGCCAGCACGATGCCGACGCTCGGACGTGGATCCCACTGCGCTTCAACCTTGTCCAGCGCCTGAGCCAGTGCCGCTTCGACCAGCAGCACCAGGCTCGATTGCAGACGCAGCATCACCGGTTGGGTTTCCGGGTCGCCGAAGCGGCAGTTGAACTCGATGACCTTCGGATTGCCGGCCTTGTCGATCATCAGACCGGCGTACAGGAAACCGGTGTAGACGTTGCCTTCATCGGCCATGCCGCGCACGGTTGGCCAGATCACCTGGTCCATCACGCGCTGGTGCACGTCGGCGGTAACCACCGGAGCAGGGGAGTAGGCACCCATGCCGCCGGTGTTCGGGCCGCTGTCGCCGTCGCCGACGCGTTTGTGGTCCTGGCTGGTGGCCATCGGCAGGACGTTCTTGCCGTCGACCATGACGATGAAACTGGCTTCTTCGCCGTCGAGGAATTCTTCGATGACGACACGCGAGCCGGCATCGCCAAAGGAGTTGCCGGCGAGCATGTCACGCACGGCGTCTTCGGCTTCGGCCAGGGTCATGGCAACGATCACGCCTTTACCGGCGGCCAGGCCGTCGGCCTTGATCACGATCGGTGCGCCTTTTTCACGCAGATAAGCCAGGGCCGGCTCGATCTCGGTGAAGTTCTGGTAGTCGGCGGTCGGGATTTTGTGGCGCGCGAGGAAGTCCTTGGTGAAGGCTTTGGAGCCTTCCAGCTGCGCGGCACCGGCGGTCGGACCGAAGCAGTCCAGGCCACGAGAGCGGAACAGGTCGACGACGCCGGCCACCAGCGGCACTTCCGGACCGACGATGGTCAGGGAAACGTTTTTCTCGGCAAAGTCAGCAAGCTGCTCAAGGGCCAGCACGTCGATCGCGACGTTTTCGCACTTGGCTTCAATCGCGGTGCCGGCGTTGCCCGGCGCGACGAAAACTTTCTGCACACGCGGATCCTGAGCCACTTTCCAGGCCAGTGCGTGTTCGCGGCCACCGCTGCCAATGATCAAAACATTCATTTCAAAAACCTCGGATGACGCTAATTCTGTTGAGCGCCGCTGGGGCGCTTTTCTGTGGGAGCGAGCTTGCTCGCGAAAGCGGATTTTCAGTCACATCTGAATTGAATGTGCCGCCGTCTTCGCGAGCAAGCTCGCTCCCACAGTGGATCGTGTACTTAGTGACGGAAGTGGCGCATGCCGGTGAATACCATCGCGATGCCAGCTTCGTCGGCAGCAGCAATCACTTCAGCATCACGCATCGAACCACCCGGCTGGATCACCGCCGTGATACCGACCTTGGCCGCATTGTCCAGGCCGTCGCGGAACGGGAAGAACGCATCGGATGCCATCACCGAACCGGCCACTTGCAGACCGGCGTGCTCAGCCTTGATCGCAGCGATACGCGCCGAGTTCACGCGGCTCATCTGGCCAGCGCCGACCCCGATGGTCTGACGGTTCTTGGCGTAGACGATGGCGTTGGATTTGACGAACTTGGCCACTTTCCAGGCGAAGATCAGGTCGTTGATTTCCTGCTCGGTCGGGGCGCGCTTGGTCACCACTTTCAGGTCGTCGGCGCCGATCATGCCGATGTCGCGGCTCTGTACCAGCAGGCCGCCGTTGACGCGCTTGTAGTCCCAGGCCGGAACGCGATCGGCCGACCACTGGCCGCAGGCCAGCAGACGCACGTTGGCCTTGGCGGCGACGATGGCGCGGGCTTCTTCGCTGACGCTCGGGGCGATGATCACTTCAACGAACTGACGCTCGACGATTGCCTTGGCGGTCTCGGCATCCAGTTCGCGGTTGAAGGCGATGATGCCGCCGAACGCCGATTCGGTGTCAGTGGCGTAAGCCAGTTCGTAGGCCTGACGGATACCGCCTTCGGCGTCCGGGCTCACGGCCACGCCGCACGGGTTGGCGTGCTTGACGATTACGCAGGCCGGTTTGACGAAGCTCTTCACGCATTCCAGCGCGGCATCGGTGTCGGCCACGTTGTTGTACGACAGTTCTTTGCCTTGCAGTTGGGTGGCGGTGGCAATGCCGACTTCGGCAGGCTTGGCCTCAACGTAGAACGCCGCGCTCTGGTGCGGGTTCTCGCCGTAGCGCATTTCCTGGGCCTTGATGAACTGGCTGTTGAAGGTGCGCGGGAATTCGCTGCGGTCTTCGGTGCTCAGGGTGTCGGCAGCCTGGTTCACGGTGCCCATGTAGTTGGCGATCATGCCGTCGTAGGCGGCGGTGTGTTCGAACGCCTTGAGCATCAGGTCAAAACGCTGAGCGTAGGTCAGGCCACCGGCCTTGAGGTTTTCCAGAACGTTGGCGTAGTCGCTGGCATTCACCACGATGGCCACGTCTTTATGGTTTTTCGCCGCCGAACGGACCATGGTCGGGCCGCCAATGTCGATGTTCTCGATGGCGGTCGGCAGGTCGCAGCCTGGCTTGCTGATGGTGGCTTCGAACGGGTACAGGTTGACGGCTACCAGGTCGATCGGCTTGATGCCGTGCTCGTTCATGATCGCGTCGTCGATACCGCGACGACCGAGGATCCCGCCGTGGATTTTCGGGTGCAGGGTTTTCACCCGACCGTCCATCATCTCTGCGAAACCGGTGTAATCCGCGACTTCCACTGCGGCCACGCCGTTGTCCTGCAGCAGTTTGAAGGTCCCGCCGGTGGAAAGGATTTCCACGCCTAGGGCTTCCAGCTCCCTGGCGAATTCGAGGATCCCGGTCTTGTCGGAAACACTGATCAAGGCGCGGCGGATCGGCAGGCGGGTAGTCTGGTCGGTCATCTCAATTTCCATCAAAAGCAAGGGAAGTCAGCAAAAAAGGCGACCGGTTTTACGCGGGCGCCTTTCAGGTTTGATTGAATGCTTACAGCAGATCGTACTGCTTGAGTTTCTTGCGCAGCGTGCCGCGGTTCAGTCCGAGCAGCTCGCTGGCCTTGGTCTGGTTGCCCTTGACGTAGTTCATCACGCTTTCGAGCAGGGGAGCCTCGACTTCGGAGAGCACCAGGTTGTACACATCCGTGACGGACGCGCCCTCAAGGTGGGCGAAATAATTGTGCAGCGCCTTCTCGACACTCCCGCGAAGGGTCTGGCCTTCTTCGCTCGGGGTATTGAGGTGCTGTTTCAAATTCACGTTGTCGCTCACGGGTGTTGTTCCACTCACTAAAGTCTCGGTCATCATCGTCATGCGGCCACCCCTTCTCCGTCCCCTGCCAGGCTCTTGTAACGTTCGGCGAAGAACTCCCGAACGTTGGCGCATTGTGTTTCCGTACCATCCAAACGATTGAAGTGGGCGCGAAATTCCCTGGCGCCCGGCAAGGTTGCGAGATACCAGCCCACATGCTTGCGGGCAATTCGCACACCCATCACGTCCCCATAGAAGGCGTGAAGGGCGGCCAGATGCTCAAGCAGAATGCGTTCCACCTCGATCAGCTCCGGCGCCGGCAGTTTTTCGCCGGTACGCAGGAAGTGTTCGATCTCGCGAAAAATCCATGGCCGCCCTTGGGCAGCCCGGCCGATCAACAGGCCATCGGCACCGGTCGCGTCGAGCACGTAGCGGGCCTTTTCCGGCGATACGATGTCGCCGTTGGCAAAGACCGGAATCGACACCGCCTGCTTGATCGCGGCAATGGTGTCGTACTCGGCTTCACCGGTGTACAGGTCGGCGCGGGTGCGGCCATGCACCGCCAGTGCCGTGATCCCGGCCTGCTCGGCGATCTTCGCCACGGTCAGGCCGTTCTTGTTGTCGCGATCCCATCCGGTGCGGATCTTCAGGGTCACCGGTACATCAACTGCTGCCACAACGGCATGCAGGATTTCGGTAACCAGTGCCTCATCCTTCAACAGCGCGGAGCCGGCGGCCTTGTTGCAGACCTTCTTCGCCGGGCAACCCATGTTGATATCAATAATCTGTGCGCCCAGCTCGACGTTGGCCCGGGCCGCATCCGCCAGCATCTGCGCATCGCCACCGGCGATCTGCACCGAGCGTGGCTCGGGATCGCCTTCGTGGATCATGCGCATGCGCGACTTGCGGGTGTTCCACAGGCTCATGTCACTGGTGACCATTTCCGAGACTACAAGCCCTGCGCCCAAACGCTTGCACAGCTGACGAAAGGGCTGGTCGGTGACACCCGCCATCGGGGCGAGGATCAAGCCGTTCTGCAATGTATATGGGCCGATGCGTACCGCCGACATAGGACTTCCCTGAAGTGGGGCCGGATCATGAGAGTTCGAAAAAGGGTTGGCATGATACCCGCTCTCGATGACTGGATAAAGGCTGAATTGAACAAAATCTGAACAGTTATTCTGTTATTACCGCCGGTTTGGTCGTGCGCGGCGCAGTCAGAAAACTGCCGTCAATCCGGGAACGGTGAAGCGTTTCACTCGGGTGAGTGGAAACTCAGGCTGTAGTTCACCGCTTTGGGGCCTGGATCGAGGATGTCCAGAGCGATGTGGATCGGCGTCTGCGGCGGCATTTCCGCCATGCCTTCGAGGTCGCCGTTGAGGTATTCGCCGGGTTTGAAGCGACGACTGGCGATCAGGTGCCCGTTGAGGTCGGCGAAGCGCAACTCCAGCAGCGGAAACGGCTGCGAGAACGGCGCGCGGTTGTAAATGATCGCGTCCACCACCAGCGCACCGCTGAATTCCGGGTGGCTGCGCACCACCAGGTTGCTGCTCTTGATCTTGGCGATGTCCACCTTGGACGGCACCGTGCAGCCAATTTGCGGGCATATTTGCTGGAACCAAGGCCGGTACTGATCCTGGCGGGCCAGTTCATCGAAGTGATAGGCGATGTACTGTCCGCCCAGCCCGGCGGCGGCCAGCACGATCAGCAGCAGCCAGAGCAGACGACGGCCCCAGGGCGAGCGGCGTTTCTGCCAGTCCAGTTGCAGCGGGTCGTCGGTCAGATCCTGCAAGGCTTCGGCGCGAACACTGGATTCGACGCGTTCGCGTTTTTTGCGCGCAGGTTCGATCAGTGCCAGTTCGTCGTCGATGTCGTCGCTGGCGGACAGGCGCTCGCGGCGGGCATTCGGGTCGATCGGGTCGT
Protein-coding sequences here:
- the purD gene encoding phosphoribosylamine--glycine ligase; the encoded protein is MNVLIIGSGGREHALAWKVAQDPRVQKVFVAPGNAGTAIEAKCENVAIDVLALEQLADFAEKNVSLTIVGPEVPLVAGVVDLFRSRGLDCFGPTAGAAQLEGSKAFTKDFLARHKIPTADYQNFTEIEPALAYLREKGAPIVIKADGLAAGKGVIVAMTLAEAEDAVRDMLAGNSFGDAGSRVVIEEFLDGEEASFIVMVDGKNVLPMATSQDHKRVGDGDSGPNTGGMGAYSPAPVVTADVHQRVMDQVIWPTVRGMADEGNVYTGFLYAGLMIDKAGNPKVIEFNCRFGDPETQPVMLRLQSSLVLLVEAALAQALDKVEAQWDPRPSVGIVLAAGGYPGDYAKGAPINGLDAAAALEGKVFHAGTALKDGNVVTAGGRVLCATAMGASVGAAQEQAYKLAKAIDWEGCFYRTDIGYRAIARERGESR
- the purH gene encoding bifunctional phosphoribosylaminoimidazolecarboxamide formyltransferase/IMP cyclohydrolase, which encodes MTDQTTRLPIRRALISVSDKTGILEFARELEALGVEILSTGGTFKLLQDNGVAAVEVADYTGFAEMMDGRVKTLHPKIHGGILGRRGIDDAIMNEHGIKPIDLVAVNLYPFEATISKPGCDLPTAIENIDIGGPTMVRSAAKNHKDVAIVVNASDYANVLENLKAGGLTYAQRFDLMLKAFEHTAAYDGMIANYMGTVNQAADTLSTEDRSEFPRTFNSQFIKAQEMRYGENPHQSAAFYVEAKPAEVGIATATQLQGKELSYNNVADTDAALECVKSFVKPACVIVKHANPCGVAVSPDAEGGIRQAYELAYATDTESAFGGIIAFNRELDAETAKAIVERQFVEVIIAPSVSEEARAIVAAKANVRLLACGQWSADRVPAWDYKRVNGGLLVQSRDIGMIGADDLKVVTKRAPTEQEINDLIFAWKVAKFVKSNAIVYAKNRQTIGVGAGQMSRVNSARIAAIKAEHAGLQVAGSVMASDAFFPFRDGLDNAAKVGITAVIQPGGSMRDAEVIAAADEAGIAMVFTGMRHFRH
- the fis gene encoding DNA-binding transcriptional regulator Fis, encoding MTMMTETLVSGTTPVSDNVNLKQHLNTPSEEGQTLRGSVEKALHNYFAHLEGASVTDVYNLVLSEVEAPLLESVMNYVKGNQTKASELLGLNRGTLRKKLKQYDLL
- the dusB gene encoding tRNA dihydrouridine synthase DusB, which codes for MSAVRIGPYTLQNGLILAPMAGVTDQPFRQLCKRLGAGLVVSEMVTSDMSLWNTRKSRMRMIHEGDPEPRSVQIAGGDAQMLADAARANVELGAQIIDINMGCPAKKVCNKAAGSALLKDEALVTEILHAVVAAVDVPVTLKIRTGWDRDNKNGLTVAKIAEQAGITALAVHGRTRADLYTGEAEYDTIAAIKQAVSIPVFANGDIVSPEKARYVLDATGADGLLIGRAAQGRPWIFREIEHFLRTGEKLPAPELIEVERILLEHLAALHAFYGDVMGVRIARKHVGWYLATLPGAREFRAHFNRLDGTETQCANVREFFAERYKSLAGDGEGVAA
- a CDS encoding DUF3426 domain-containing protein; the protein is MTDSFVTQCPHCQTSFRVSHAQLSVARGVVRCGSCLQVFNAAKQLLEQHAGKEAVTPVTPLISEPAPVEPPAIVETPEPRAISQKQWSAAELDLDSLDLDEELARLEQREIQPTTEFGRPREDALSARRDSHEPEDTTWPDSLFSEPADERAADVEEAPEAVEAEPIRPERTEPSLSLEPVDLDDEPPIPQLRLHDPIDPNARRERLSASDDIDDELALIEPARKKRERVESSVRAEALQDLTDDPLQLDWQKRRSPWGRRLLWLLLIVLAAAGLGGQYIAYHFDELARQDQYRPWFQQICPQIGCTVPSKVDIAKIKSSNLVVRSHPEFSGALVVDAIIYNRAPFSQPFPLLELRFADLNGHLIASRRFKPGEYLNGDLEGMAEMPPQTPIHIALDILDPGPKAVNYSLSFHSPE